Proteins encoded within one genomic window of Gemmatimonadaceae bacterium:
- a CDS encoding transposase family protein encodes MLAAAAEVRERRAQRRHPVFAAPERLTTGPNQVWSWDTTRLKGPATWTWYHLYLLLDIFSRYVVGWLVAPRESAALAERLIATSCARQGILPRQLTVHADRGGAITSKPVALLLADRGVTKTHSRPHVSNDNPLSEAQFKTLKYRPAFPGRLAPSWTRAPTETCSSLGTTRRIATAASDCTRRTTCTTALPPRARPPVRPSSPPRTAGIPNASCATARSRPCCPPPRGPIPPTPRRIARVGGRRSVNSTTRYLNSVDRLR; translated from the coding sequence GTGCTCGCGGCCGCAGCCGAGGTGCGGGAGCGCCGCGCGCAGCGGCGCCATCCGGTCTTTGCCGCGCCCGAACGGCTCACCACCGGCCCGAACCAGGTGTGGAGCTGGGACACTACGCGCCTCAAGGGGCCGGCGACGTGGACGTGGTACCACCTCTACCTGCTGCTCGATATCTTTAGTCGCTATGTGGTCGGCTGGCTGGTCGCCCCTCGCGAATCGGCCGCCCTCGCCGAACGACTCATCGCGACGAGTTGCGCGCGACAGGGGATTCTTCCACGCCAGCTGACCGTCCACGCCGATCGGGGCGGCGCGATCACCTCCAAGCCCGTGGCGCTGCTCCTGGCCGATCGGGGCGTCACGAAGACGCATTCCCGGCCCCACGTCTCGAACGACAATCCGCTCTCCGAAGCGCAGTTCAAGACGCTCAAGTATCGTCCCGCCTTTCCCGGTCGTTTGGCTCCCTCGTGGACGCGCGCACCCACGGAAACGTGTTCTTCCCTTGGTACAACACGGCGCATCGCCACCGCGGCCTCGGACTGCACACGCCGCACGACGTGCACTACGGCCTTGCCACCGCGCGCCCGGCCGCCCGTGCGGCCGTCCTCACCGCCGCGTACGGCCGGCATCCCGAACGCTTCGTGCGCCACTGCCCGCTCCCGCCCATGCTGCCCACCGCCGCGTGGACCAATCCCTCCAACTCCTCGGCGCATCGCCCGCGTTGGAGGACGTCGCTCAGTAAACTC